From the genome of Hymenobacter gelipurpurascens:
TCCCATCGTGGCGGAGAGCATCGGCCATTTCGGGTTCGTTGGAAGCAGTAGTTTGCGCCACGGCGTGCAGCGCGGGCAAGAGCAACGCAAGCAGGAAGAGCAGCGCCGGGCGCAGCTTAGGCAAGCTGTTTTTCATACACTTTCAGTTTGAGCAGGGAAAGACGGCTAGCCACCTGAGCTAGCCAGAAGGCGAGCAATGTCCAGCCGATTACGGCCGGATAGAATACCAGCCGCATATTATCATCGAGGTCGTACTTAGCGAAAGCCGGGTTGCCGCCCGCGCCGGGGTGCAAAGAATCCGTTAGGCGCGGCAGAATATAGAACAACGGCATGGCCGTGGCAAAAGCGAAGATGTTGTAGATGGCCGAGATACGAGCCCGCTGCTGCTCATCGGTAAAGGAAGAGCGCAAAACCAGGTAAGCGCCGTAAATCAGCATGGCAATGGCCGCGCCGTTAAGCTTGGGGTCGTTGGTCCACCAGGCGCCCCAGGTGTAGCGGGCCCAGATGCTGCCGGTAGCCAAGCCGACAACGCCCATCAGAATGCCGGTGCGCGCCGCCTCATGGGCCAGAATATCCAGCGCCGGCGTAGGGGTGCGCAGGTAGCGCACCGAGTAGTACACGGAGGCAACTAGAATAGCCGTCATCCCGAACCACATGGGCACGTGGAAGTACAAATTGCGAATGCTCTCGTTGAGGATGGCCAGCCGGGGCACCGGCATCAGAAGCCCCGCCACCGCTACATAGAGTAGCAATACCACGGCCAGCGCTTTCCACCAGTTGTTTTTCATGAGAAGCTAGAAGTTAAAAGGCCGAAATCAAGTTCAATTGCTGCTTGCTTCTGCGTGTATTGAGAGTACAACAAGCCGGTAAAACATGTTATCTCGGGCCGCCAAAAATATTTCAGCCTCCTCGTATTATTCCATAGCCCTTGTCTCATAGCCACTTGCATTAGCTGCGCCACAAAAAAGGAAACAACAGGTACGAGACGGCCCCGACAATCATGTTGAGTGCCACCAGCGTGAGCAAGGAGCTTTGGCTGGCCTCGAACTCTAGGCCATCCAGGGCATTCTTAGAGACTTTTATCAGGAGCAGCAACATGGGCACCATCAGCGGGAAGCCCAACACAGCCATCAGGGTGCTGCTATTGGTGGCTTTGGCTGCAATGCCCGATACCAGCGTGAGGGTACTGGCAAAGCCTACTGCGCCAAGCAACACATTGCCCACAAACAATGAAACGTTTTGAACAGGATTGCCGAGTACCAGCGCGTAGAAGGCAAAAGCGACCAGCGCTAGGCCTAGCAGTAGCAAAGCGTTGTAGCTAATTTTAGCCAATATCACGGCTTGGGGACGCACTACTGTATAATAGTATAGCATGCGGCCACGGCTCTCCTGCAGAAACCCTTTTGCCACGGCATTCACGGCCGAAAACAGCAATACAATCCAGAACAGGGCATTCCAGGCTGGGGCCGGGAGCTGGCCGCCGCGCAACGAGAAGCTTAAGTAGCACACGAACACCGTGCTGCCCACGTAGAGCAGCATGCCATTAAGGGCAGCACGCTGCCGCCACTCCAGGCGGAAGTCCTTTTGCATCAAATACCAAATCTCGCGGAGGAGCTGCACGGCAACAGGGCTGGTGAACAGGACCGCAAAGATACAACCCAACTCCCGGATTAGCGGCCCCTGACCCCGGAATAGCACAACCGTCTTTCGGGAATGCCCGTTTAAAGCCGATTTAACGCAAAAAGACCTTCAGCAGGCTGCTGAAGGTCTTTGTAGGAAGCCAAGCTTATCTACTAGGGTTAGAAATCGTAGCCCAGCGTTACGTAAATTTTGGGGCCTTTTTCTGTGTAATCTTCTCGACCCCAGGCCACATCGCCTTTCAGGTAGAAACCCAATACCGTGCTGCGTAGGCCAGCACCGTACCCGTAGAGCAGGGGGTTCCGGAAGTTCACGACGGTTGCAGTGAAGGGGTTGCCGGCGCCGCCCGTTACCTGGGTGTTAAAAGAGTTGTTCTCATTGAAAGGATTGGAGCCCGCATACGTGGTACCCATGTCGCCGAAAGCCGTGATCTGTAGGTTGCGCAGGAAGCCCGACTCTACCGGTTTGCGCGAGAGGTACTGGATGATGGGCAGGCGCAGCTCAGAGTTGAACAGAAGGTACTTAGGACCGGTCCGCTTGCTGTAGTCGAAGCCGCGCAGGTTGGTCACGAACTGCTGGTAGAACACCTGCGTAGGATCGTCCGCGTCGTTGGGTACGGCGAGCTGTTGGCCATCGTATCGGTCGTTCTTCAGCCAGTTGTCCATTCCGCCCAGACGGAATTGGGGCTGGATATTGCCCCCCCCGATAAACTGCCCGAAGCTGGCCCGATTGGCCCATATCAGCTGGCGGTGGATTTTCTGGTAATGGCGCAGGTCAACGAATATCTTCCCAAAATTTGGGGAGCCCCCGTCTAGGCCATTCAGCTGAGTGAAGCCCACTTTCATGCGGGTGCCTTCCAGCATATTTACGCCGGTAGCAATGGAGTTGTCAAACACCAGTTCGCCGGACCCGCCCAGGTAGCTGCTGTTTACATCTTCGCTGTTGCTGAGGTCACCGAACACCTGCTTGCTTACATTCACGAAGCGAGGTCCCACTCGTACGCTCAGGTTGTGCGTGAGCGGGTAGGCTATGGTTGGGGATACGTCATGCCGGGCGTACCGAGTTAGTGCCAGCGTCGGCAGGTCGAAGAAGTAGGCCTGTTTCTGATAGGTCAGGCTCCAGTCATAGCGCTTCTTCAGATTGGTGTAGCTGGCAAATATGTTACTGGTGCGCAAATCGGTGAGGGCAAAGATGCCCGCCTGAATCCGGTGGTCCTCAAATAGGTCGGCCATATTGACCTGGGCAATGACCCCGATACCTAGCAACGGGTCGGCATACAGCGACGAAACCACGTTATCGATGCTGAAGCGCGTATCGTAGCGGAAGGGGCCATTTAGTCCGGTATTCTCCGAGGGCGCCGCCTGTGGCAGAGCAACTACCGTAGCAGGCCTAGAGCGCTTAGGCGCACTGCCCCGCGAAGCCGGAATATCCTCGTCGAACTCGTAGTCGCTGGTGTTTACCCGGCCATCCGTACGGCGCGGTGCCTGGGTGGGCTGGCCGCCCTCGTTCTGCTGGTTTTGCTCCTGCGCATTGGCAATGGTTGGAGCTGTAGGGCTAGGGGCCGGAACGGCACCCGCCGGCGCCGGCTTAGAACGGTCTTCAAGGGTTTCCTGACGAGCCGTTTTAAAAACTGTCAGGTTGTCGGGCAGCGTGTAATTGGGGTAGAGATATACGAAATCGCGGGCTTCGTCGGCCGCAATGAAGCCCAGCGTACCGCTGGTAGCATTGTAGTCGAAGTTCTTGATGTTGGGCAGGAAGCTTGTAACGGGCCGGTACTGCTTGGTGGCCAACGAAAGCCGGAACAAACTGCGCACGCCGCTTTCTTCCCCAATAAACAGCACTTCCGTATCGGAGATAGGCCTAGGCCTGCCTTCGTTGGAAATGGTGCTCACCAAACCCTCTACCGGTTGGGCGCGCCCATCGAGGTGGTACAGGAACAGGTCGTAGTTGTTGACGATGGTTGCGAAGCTGCCCCGCGCGGTACCGGCCGAATCGAGCCAGCGGTTGGAGCTGAACACTACGCCTTCCCCATTGGGCAGGAAAGCGGGCTCTACATCATCAAAAACGTCGTTCGTGATTCGCTCGGGGGTCCGGCTGCCGGCCCGGAGCAGGTAGAGGTCCGTCTGCCCGTTGCGCACACCGCTAAATACTAAGGCCTTGCCATCGGGCGAATAACTCAGGTCGTTTATCTGCGAATAAGGAGAGAAGAGGGAGGTGGCTTTGCCGAAGGTGGGCAGCAACGATTTTACCCGATCCGCCATGCTACCTAGGCCACCATTGGCCTCGCGCAATTGCAGGGTCATGTCGCCCTTGTACATTTCGGCTACGGCTACCTGCCCGTTGCCGCGCCAGGCCAAGACCGGCAGGCGCGTCTCCACTTCCTGGTCGGGGGTTTTGTAGCCGCCCCGATGAATAATGTCGCGGCCTTTGCCGTCTTTATTGACCACTATCACGCGGTAGCGGCCCCGGTCGTTTTGCACGTAGGCCAGTCGCTGACCATTGGGGCTCAGCACGGCCTGCGAATACAGCACGCCCTTGCGGTTGTTGCGGGCCAGGCGGCGGGCCTCCTCAGGCTCCTGATAAGGCGTCTGGGGCTGGGCGTTGAGCTGGCGGTAATAGTTCAGCCAATCCTTCAGGAATACCTTGTAGGGCACATTCAGCGAGGAGCTGATCCCGACTTCCACATCGCGCGTGATGCGTGTCAGGTTCAGAATGTTCTGGATGCTGGTGTAGCCGTAGCGCTCCGCAATGTAGTTCCAGATGCTCTGGCCAGCCAGCGTGGGGTTGCGCAGGAAGAACGGAGCGGTTTTGGTGCCTTCGTGCGCCTTGGTCATGGTGCGCATGTAGTCGTCCATCTCCACGCTCCAGCCCTCGGAAGCATACGCCGAGGCGCCACTGACAAACCAATTGGGCAGCTGCAGCAAATAGCTGCTCTGAATGACTTCTTTCAGCGAGCCACCATACATCATATCATTGAGCAAGACCTGCGTAATGCGGTTGCTCAAATCTTGCTTGAAGCGGGTCTGCTGGCCCTCGAAGGCAATCTGCACCTTCGTCATGCGGGTCAGAGAGGTTTCGCCGCCAGTCTGGTACTTGTCAGAATCCAGCCCAATGTTGCTCTGCCGCAGGTCGCCCACGGAGTTGTAGAGCATGAGCGTAGTTTTGGAATACGGGTAGTATCCAATCAGGCCCGTAATGCGCTGCAGCTCCTTTTCGGCGTACTCGGCCGCGTGCCGGGCGTTTTGCTCGCCGCCGGCATAATAATAGATGGTGAAGTTCTGGGTGCTCAGCTGCAGCCAGTCGAAATCCTTATACTGAATCCGGACGCGGCCAAAGGGCTCCTGAGCCGTTTGGGCCAGGGCCACGCTACCCGGAAGCAGAAAACCCAGCAGCAACACCGCTAGGCCAGCCGGCCGGCTATAGCCGCGCCGTGATAGTAAGGACAAGTGCTTCATATACAAAAGCTAAAACGCTACTAGCGAGAACCAGAAGAGCCGGCGCCAGCTGCAGCCAGCACCGTATTATATAACGCAGAATACCGCCGGATATTGACCTCGGGCCAGAGCTCGGTGCCATTTTCCAAAAAGTCGGCCATAAGGTTGGCCAGCCGCGGCGCCATCATAACACCTTTAGAACCAAAACCGTTAAACATATGCACTTCCGGCCGCGCTGGATGGGTTCCCAGCAGCGGTTTCCGGTCGCGCACCGCAGGCCTTACACCAGCGCGCTGCTCCGTGATACGGAACGGCTCGCTCGTCATGGCTTCTAGGCGCTGGCTTAGCTCCTGCTGGGCATCGTCGGTGATGCCCGCCGCGAAGGGTGGCCAGCGGTAGGTGGCGCCCACCCGAAACTGCCCGTTGCCGAGCGGTACCACGTAGGCCCCTTTATTCAGAACATATTCATCGGAGAGACCGTGACATTCCACGTTCAGCACCTCGCCCTGGTTGGGGGTGAGGGGCAGCCAGTGAAAATACGGGTTTTGAACGGCTGCAGCTCCTTCACAGCACACAACGTGTTGCGCCTGCACGCGGTTGGCGTACTGTAGGCCACTGCCGCCGTCTGGAGCCGGAACAAGCTGCTCCCAGGCAAAAGTTTCGTGCTGCAGCCAGCCTTCCCGAATTCCTTCGGCAGCCAGCGCGGCCAGTACTTCCCGTACCAGCACGTGCCCGCCGCGCTGAATGCGTAGGCCACCAAATTCCTGCTTCAGGCCCCGTACAGCGGGTAAAGGCGCATCAGCATCCTGCACAAAGTTTCCCCACGGATTATCGGCGCTGCGGGCCAGCACGGTGTTCTGCTCCGCCACCGAGGAAAACAGCTTTAGAATGGGCGCTTCATAGAAAAACGTTTGGCCGAAGCGGGTTTCCAGCTCTTGGTAAAACTGCACAGCGGCCGGCATCAACTCCTCGGCCCGCCAGGCCAGCGCGTAGCGCTTGCCTGCCACGGGGTTCATCAGGCCCGCCGCCACATTGGAGGCTGAATCGGGCTGGGGCGTATCCAGCACGAGCACGCTCCTGCCGCGCCGCCGCAGCTCCTGCGCCAAGGTAGCGCCCGCAATGCCATGCCCGATAATGAGGTAGTCCACACGTATCATGGGCAGCAAGGTAAGCGAGGTTGACGGAACTCTCTTGTGCTCCGCTGCAAAACCGTTGGTGCAGCGCGTAAACTACGTATGGCCTCACTTCCGTAACTTACCCGCTTCATTCTGCCTGGACTCCGCTAGGCCTGTTCTACTTCGCTTATGACCGTTTCCGGATTCACCTTCAACGCGTTTTCCGAAAATACTTACCTGCTGCATGATACCACCGGCCAGTGCGTGGTCATCGACCCCGGCTGCTACGAGCGGGCCGAGCAAGAGGCCTTGCGCTCTTTTATTGCCGAAAGTGGCCTAGAGGTGGTATTGCTGCTCAATACCCATTGCCACATCGACCATGTATTCGGCAACAAATTCATTCTGGATACCTATCAGGTGCCGTTTCTGATTCATGAAGCCGACCTGAGCACCTTGCGCGCCGTGCCCAGCTACGCCCCCAACTACGGCTTTCCACGCTTCGAAAGCGCCGAGCCGACCGGCTTCCTGACACCCGCTGAGCCGGTGCGTTTCGGTGAGACGGAGCTGGAAGTGCGTTTTGCACCGGGCCATGCCCCCGGCCATGTGGTATTTTATCATGAGCCCACCAAAACCGTTATTGGCGGCGACGTGCTGTTCCAAGGCAGCATCGGCCGCACCGACCTGCCCGGCGGCGACTACGCAACGCTCATCGAGAGCATCCGGACGCAACTCCTGACGCTGCCCGACGATGTGACAGTGTATCCCGGTCATGGCCCCGCTACTACTATTGGCGCCGAGCGACGTTCCAACCCCTTCCTGAACTAGCCACTCACTGCGTAGGCCACTTCCTCTGTTGATTTATCCTTTTCGATTTCTTACTTGAAAAAGCATCTTCCTAACGCCCTCACTTGCCTCAATCTGTTCTGTGGCTGTCTGGCGCTGAGCTTTATTTTCGGCACTCCTGCTCCTGAGGCTCAACCTACCTCGGCCTACTGGCTCCCGCTGGTGCAGGCAGCCTACCTGATAGGCCTAGCCGCCGTGGCCGACTTTTTCGATGGGCTGGTAGCCCGGGCGCTGCACGTCTCCTCCCCCATTGGCAAAGACCTGGACTCCTTGGCCGATATGGTTTCGTTTGGGGTGGTGCCGGGCGCTATCCTGTTCAAGCTTCTGCAAACCTCGTTGCCGGAAGTTGGCCTGCCGACCTGGATGGCCTACAGCGCATTCATTGTGTCAATCTTCTCGGCCTTGCGTCTGGCCAAGTTCAACAACGATACCCGCCAGTCCGATTCTTTCATCGGCTTGCCCACACCGGCTTGCACTCTGCTGGTAGCCGCGCTGCCGCTTATTCTGCATCAGGATTCCTTTGGCCTCACTTCCATCATCCTGAACCCCTGGATTCTGCTGGCTCTGACACTAGTTTTGTCGGGTCTGCTGGTGGCGGAGCTGCCGCTGTTTGCTCTTAAGTTTAAGAACCTGCGCTGGCAGGATAATTCCCTCCGGTTTATCTTTCTGCTACTGAGCTTGGGGCTGCTAATAGGCCTAGGCTACGTCGCCATTCCGCTGATCATTCTGCTGTATGTGGGGCTTTCTATTCTGAAGCCAGCCGGGGCCTAATATTTACTTTCTGCCATTCACAATATTTGCGAAGGCGGTCAGTTAAGATTTCGCATTACTACTGAACCGTGGCCCCATTTGGCCTGTTGGCAACTACACGCTCTGGTATTCTATTTTCACTGAGTATGAGTCCTTTCTATGCGCCTTTTTACTAACTGGATGTTGGCCTGCCTGGCCATTCTAGGGTTAGTGGCTCCGGCGGTGGCTCAAACAGCGGAGCAGGTAGTCCAGGGCACCATCACATGGAACGGTTCGGTAAGCCTGCTGCTGCGGGGGCAGCAGCGCCTCGTGCCCACGTTTCAGGAAGCGGTATACCGCTCCGGCGACCAAGTGGGCACCTATCAGCGCCGCCTCGATGGCAATATTGCGGAAGGCCAGTTGCGCGATGCCGTGTACGCACCCCTCACCCCGCTCGAAGCTCGTCAGCTGGATCTGGCTTCGCTGCCAACCGCGCCCGTTGTTGCTATGTTCCATGGCACGGAGCAGCGACGCGCCATTACCGTCTTCACGTTGCAGCCCCTGCGGCGAAATCCACAGACTGGCCAAGCCGAAAAGCTGACTTCGTTTTCCTACGCTTACACGCTTAGCACCGACGCCCGGCGAGATATCCAGGCTCGCACGTATGCGCGTGCTTCGGTATTGAGCACAGGCGAGTGGTTTAAGATTGGGGTTCCTGCAAGTGGCCTATACAAGTTGGACAAGACCACTTTGCAGGCGCTAGGCCTCAACGCGCAAAGCCTCGACCCGGCTCGCCTGCGCCTCTTCGGCAATGCCATGGGTACCCTGCCGCAAGCCAACAGTACCTACCGCCCCGATGACCTGGCCGAAAATGACATTCAGTTTGTGGGAGATGCCAACGCTTCTCTTGAGGACAATGAGTACTTTCTGTTCTACGCCCGGGGCCCGCACACGTGGCGCCAGGACGGAAATAATCAACGGTTTCGGCACCAGCTTAACCCGTACACCGATACAGCCTACTATTTCCTGAATGTAGGCCCTACTATTGGGCGCCGGGTAGCACCGGCTCCTGTCGTGAATGGGGTAGCATCTGCGCGCATCAGCACTTTCACCGACCGTCAGTTCTACGAGCGGGAACTGATTAATCTCCTAAAGTCGGGCCGGGTGTGGCTGGGCGAAGAGTTTACGGGCGGCACCCAAAACAGCTTTTCGTTTCCCGTTACGGATCTGGTTCCGGGCTCCTCAGCTCAGGTAACCAGCTCCGTTGCTGCTGTATCTTCTAGTGCTTCGGTTTTTCAGATTGCCATAAACTCCCAATCCCCCACTAGTCAGGTGGTCAGTGGCATCAACAACTACCCCGGCTCCTACCCAGAAATAGCCAACACGAGTCTTTCCACTTTCTCGTACACCATCCCGGCCACTGCCCCCACCCAACTTCAGGTGGGACTTACCTACAACGGCGGCTCCGACCCCAAAGCGCTGGGCCGGCTCGATTATCTGGAGCTGAACCTGCAACGGCAACTTCGCTTCTCGGGTGGCCTACTGGAGTTTCGCTCCCTGCAAAATATCCGCGCCAACGCCATCAGTCAGTTTGACTTGACGAACGCGACCAACGCCACCGTCTGGGACGTCACAAACCCACGTAAGCCGGCCGCCATTACCCTCAACGCAGGCAGCTTTCTGGCCCGCACCGATACATTACGGGAGTTTGTTGCTTTCATGCCTAGTAGCGCTTTCCCTACGCCTCGTGGTTTTGGCCGGGTAGCTGCCCAGAACCTACATGCCCTGAATCTGGACAGCAAGCTGGATCTGGTTATCGTTACGCATCCCACGTTCTTAGCTCAGGCCGAGCAGTTAGCGGCTCACCGCCGTCAGCACGATGGACTAACGGCGCAGGTTGTTACCACCACGCAGGTTTACAATGAGTTTAGCTCGGGCGGCCAGGACGTAACAGCCATCCGCGACCTGATGAAGATGGTGTACGACCGCTCAGGAGGCAGTCGGCAACTGTATCTGCTGCTTTTCGGCGATGCTTCCTACGACTATAAATCAGACCCCACGAACGATAAAGCTCAGCTTCCCGCGTGGTGGAGCGAGCGGCTCCCAGCTCAAGGCGACCGAATTGCTCAGAACTATGTGCCGGTTTACGAGTCAGAAGAAAGCTTCGACCCGGTGCAGGGCAGCCGGCCTGGTGGCCTAGGGGTAAGCTACTCTTCCGACGATTACTTTGGCCTGCTTGATGATAACGAGGGCGCCTGGCTGCCGGGCTCCAACTCCGATGCACTGGATATCGGTATTGGCCGCCTGCCCGTCCGTTCTCCTGCGGGCCAATACGGCAATACGGAAATGGCGAGCTTGGTAGTAAACAAGCTCAAGACTTATGATGCCACCGCCTCTTATGGCAAATGGCGCAATCGTCTCACGTTTGTGGCTGATGATGGCGACTACGACCTGTTCACGACACAAGGAGCAGAGCCGTTGGCTAACACCGTTGAATCCACCCAGCCCGATTACAACGTACGGAAAGTATACCTGGACATGTACCCCCAGACTAACCTTTCGGCGGGCCAACGCTCACCGGTTGCCGAGAAGGCAATTGATGAGTCCTTCGAACAAGGCTCGTTGCTGATTACGTATGTAGGCCACGGTGGCCCAAGCTTGTGGGCTGATGAACAGATCCTGACCTCGGCCTCGGTGCTACGCCTGCAGAACGCCAATCGGCTGACCTTTCTCTTTACCGGCACCTGCGACTTCAGCACCTACGATAATCCGGAACTGACCTCGGCGGGGGAGCTGTCCTTGACGGATACCGAAGGAGGCGCTGTAGGCCTATTCACTACGACACGCGTTGTTTACGCGAACAACAATCAGTTTTTGGCAACAGAATTCCTGAATGATGTGCTGCGCCGCCGCCCCAACGGTACCATGCCTCGCCTCGGCGACATCATCCGCATGGCCAAAAACGCCGCGATGGCCGGCGACGGCAACCGCAACTACGCGCTTCTCGGCGACCCATCCATGCGACTGGCCTACCCCGAGCAGCAAGTAGTGGCTACGGAAATCAACGGCCATGCTATTACCGCTTCAAAAATTGATACCCTTGCGGCTCTAAGCCCGGTGGCACTACGCGGGGAAGTACGCAAAAACGGCCAGCGCAATACCAGCTTCACCGGAAAGGCGCAGGTAACAGTCTATGAAAAGCCCGCTGTTGTTACGACTCTCGGCGATGACCCCAGAGATAAGCGCCTGCCTATTTCTGTTCGGGAAAATATCATTTACGACGGCCAGGCTACCGTCACGAACGGTCAGTTTACGGCCAATTTTGTAGTACCCAAGGATATAAATTATAGCCTAGGCCTAGGCAAAATCAGCTTGTATGCTGCCGACGAAAGCCAGCGGCAGGATGCCCACGGCTCGCGTTTGGTCCCGGTGGGCGGTGCCTCCAGTTCTGCTCTGCTTGATACCATTCCGCCCGATATCCGGCTGTTCATGGATAACGAGCAGTTTGTGTTTGGTGGCCTAACAGATACCTCCACCACGCTCATTGCACAACTGCGGGATGATAGTGGCATTAACACTGCAGGCTCAGGCATAGGCCACGATCTTACTGCTACATTAGATAACGACATCACCAAAATCACTATCCTGAACACGTTTTACACGTCGGCCCTAAATGACTTTAAGTCAGGCCAGGTCAAGTATCTGTTCAAAAACCTAACGCCGGGCCCACACGTCTTGCACGTGAAAGCGTGGGATACGTACAATAATTCCTCCGAGAAGAACATTGAGTTTATCGCAGCCTCCTCCAGCAAGCTTGCGCTGAAGCACGTGCTCAACTACCCTAATCCATTTTCTACCGCTACCACTTTCCACTTCGACCACAACCGCAGTGGTGAAGAGCTAGAAATTCAGGTGCAGATATTTACTGTATCGGGGAGGCTGGTGCGTACGTTACAAGGCTCCAGTCTTGGTGCCAGCGGCGCACACATCTCTTCCATCAGCTGGGATGGCCGCGACGAATACCACGACCAGCTAGCACGCGGCGTGTACATCTATCGTGTCAGCGTTCGGGCACAACGCGATGGAGCTACCGCTTCTAAGTATGAAAAACTTGTCATCCTCAACTAAAACTGTGGCTTTTCGCCTACCTTCCGCCCCTACTTTTCTTCTGTCTATGAATTTGACGAAGCT
Proteins encoded in this window:
- a CDS encoding CcmD family protein; this translates as MKNSLPKLRPALLFLLALLLPALHAVAQTTASNEPEMADALRHDGKIYVVVAVITVVLAGLLFFLISLDRKLSRLEKEVKE
- a CDS encoding cytochrome c biogenesis protein, coding for MKNNWWKALAVVLLLYVAVAGLLMPVPRLAILNESIRNLYFHVPMWFGMTAILVASVYYSVRYLRTPTPALDILAHEAARTGILMGVVGLATGSIWARYTWGAWWTNDPKLNGAAIAMLIYGAYLVLRSSFTDEQQRARISAIYNIFAFATAMPLFYILPRLTDSLHPGAGGNPAFAKYDLDDNMRLVFYPAVIGWTLLAFWLAQVASRLSLLKLKVYEKQLA
- a CDS encoding heme exporter protein CcmB, which gives rise to MQKDFRLEWRQRAALNGMLLYVGSTVFVCYLSFSLRGGQLPAPAWNALFWIVLLFSAVNAVAKGFLQESRGRMLYYYTVVRPQAVILAKISYNALLLLGLALVAFAFYALVLGNPVQNVSLFVGNVLLGAVGFASTLTLVSGIAAKATNSSTLMAVLGFPLMVPMLLLLIKVSKNALDGLEFEASQSSLLTLVALNMIVGAVSYLLFPFLWRS
- a CDS encoding TolB-like translocation protein, whose protein sequence is MKHLSLLSRRGYSRPAGLAVLLLGFLLPGSVALAQTAQEPFGRVRIQYKDFDWLQLSTQNFTIYYYAGGEQNARHAAEYAEKELQRITGLIGYYPYSKTTLMLYNSVGDLRQSNIGLDSDKYQTGGETSLTRMTKVQIAFEGQQTRFKQDLSNRITQVLLNDMMYGGSLKEVIQSSYLLQLPNWFVSGASAYASEGWSVEMDDYMRTMTKAHEGTKTAPFFLRNPTLAGQSIWNYIAERYGYTSIQNILNLTRITRDVEVGISSSLNVPYKVFLKDWLNYYRQLNAQPQTPYQEPEEARRLARNNRKGVLYSQAVLSPNGQRLAYVQNDRGRYRVIVVNKDGKGRDIIHRGGYKTPDQEVETRLPVLAWRGNGQVAVAEMYKGDMTLQLREANGGLGSMADRVKSLLPTFGKATSLFSPYSQINDLSYSPDGKALVFSGVRNGQTDLYLLRAGSRTPERITNDVFDDVEPAFLPNGEGVVFSSNRWLDSAGTARGSFATIVNNYDLFLYHLDGRAQPVEGLVSTISNEGRPRPISDTEVLFIGEESGVRSLFRLSLATKQYRPVTSFLPNIKNFDYNATSGTLGFIAADEARDFVYLYPNYTLPDNLTVFKTARQETLEDRSKPAPAGAVPAPSPTAPTIANAQEQNQQNEGGQPTQAPRRTDGRVNTSDYEFDEDIPASRGSAPKRSRPATVVALPQAAPSENTGLNGPFRYDTRFSIDNVVSSLYADPLLGIGVIAQVNMADLFEDHRIQAGIFALTDLRTSNIFASYTNLKKRYDWSLTYQKQAYFFDLPTLALTRYARHDVSPTIAYPLTHNLSVRVGPRFVNVSKQVFGDLSNSEDVNSSYLGGSGELVFDNSIATGVNMLEGTRMKVGFTQLNGLDGGSPNFGKIFVDLRHYQKIHRQLIWANRASFGQFIGGGNIQPQFRLGGMDNWLKNDRYDGQQLAVPNDADDPTQVFYQQFVTNLRGFDYSKRTGPKYLLFNSELRLPIIQYLSRKPVESGFLRNLQITAFGDMGTTYAGSNPFNENNSFNTQVTGGAGNPFTATVVNFRNPLLYGYGAGLRSTVLGFYLKGDVAWGREDYTEKGPKIYVTLGYDF
- a CDS encoding NAD(P)/FAD-dependent oxidoreductase, with protein sequence MIRVDYLIIGHGIAGATLAQELRRRGRSVLVLDTPQPDSASNVAAGLMNPVAGKRYALAWRAEELMPAAVQFYQELETRFGQTFFYEAPILKLFSSVAEQNTVLARSADNPWGNFVQDADAPLPAVRGLKQEFGGLRIQRGGHVLVREVLAALAAEGIREGWLQHETFAWEQLVPAPDGGSGLQYANRVQAQHVVCCEGAAAVQNPYFHWLPLTPNQGEVLNVECHGLSDEYVLNKGAYVVPLGNGQFRVGATYRWPPFAAGITDDAQQELSQRLEAMTSEPFRITEQRAGVRPAVRDRKPLLGTHPARPEVHMFNGFGSKGVMMAPRLANLMADFLENGTELWPEVNIRRYSALYNTVLAAAGAGSSGSR
- a CDS encoding MBL fold metallo-hydrolase; translation: MTVSGFTFNAFSENTYLLHDTTGQCVVIDPGCYERAEQEALRSFIAESGLEVVLLLNTHCHIDHVFGNKFILDTYQVPFLIHEADLSTLRAVPSYAPNYGFPRFESAEPTGFLTPAEPVRFGETELEVRFAPGHAPGHVVFYHEPTKTVIGGDVLFQGSIGRTDLPGGDYATLIESIRTQLLTLPDDVTVYPGHGPATTIGAERRSNPFLN
- a CDS encoding CDP-alcohol phosphatidyltransferase family protein; protein product: MKKHLPNALTCLNLFCGCLALSFIFGTPAPEAQPTSAYWLPLVQAAYLIGLAAVADFFDGLVARALHVSSPIGKDLDSLADMVSFGVVPGAILFKLLQTSLPEVGLPTWMAYSAFIVSIFSALRLAKFNNDTRQSDSFIGLPTPACTLLVAALPLILHQDSFGLTSIILNPWILLALTLVLSGLLVAELPLFALKFKNLRWQDNSLRFIFLLLSLGLLIGLGYVAIPLIILLYVGLSILKPAGA